From Daucus carota subsp. sativus chromosome 6, DH1 v3.0, whole genome shotgun sequence, the proteins below share one genomic window:
- the LOC108226939 gene encoding auxin-responsive protein SAUR71: MKKLIQRFSRVTDSTHYSLLRSETRVSSRTRRTSGVPEGHLPVYVGDESARFVVSAELLNHPVFMILLNKSAQEYGYEQKGVLRIPCRVFVFERVLEALRIDEVSQDVMELLNSFSDELVTYVD; the protein is encoded by the coding sequence ATGAAGAAGTTGATTCAGCGTTTCTCTAGGGTTACCGATTCGACTCACTACTCTCTCCTCCGATCAGAGACCCGAGTTTCTTCGCGCACTCGGAGGACTAGCGGCGTGCCGGAGGGCCACTTGCCGGTGTACGTGGGAGACGAGTCGGCGAGGTTTGTCGTGAGCGCGGAGTTGTTAAACCATCCGGTTTTTATGATTTTGTTGAACAAATCGGCTCAAGAGTACGGTTACGAGCAGAAAGGAGTGTTGCGAATTCCGTGTCGTGTTTTCGTGTTCGAGAGGGTGTTGGAAGCGTTGAGGATCGATGAGGTGTCGCAAGATGTTATGGAGCTTCTCAATTCGTTCTCCGATGAGCTCGTGACCTATGTAGACTAG